CAGAATTTTGTGGACCCAGCACTAAACAGGGGACCCAATTATATCCCGGATCTCAATGTCTCGCCGCCGGATGAGACCGCGTCGGCGACGGAGTTCATCGGAGAAATCAAGAGCCAAAACATCTCCCGGTTCACTGATTACGTGGTGTGGTACCTGGGCGAGTACGGGAGTGATGATGAGGTGGCGGAGTACAGGAAGATTCTGAGCAGCAAAAGTGAAGCCGAAATCGGAAACCTTGATTCGATTCGTATCTGGAATATTCTCACCCTGAGAGCCGAAATTCTGAAGGCGGTCGTTGCGAAAGGCCTCATTGAGACCCCAATTGGCTCCGAATCCGATGATGTTCAATTCCCGCCTCCGCAGCAGCTGCTTCCCATTCCACAACAAGGGTGGACGGCCGCCCATAACCATGCTCATATTGGTTGTCATGtcactgctgctgctgcataCGGTGCCGGCGCCAATTATAACGGCAACAACGAAACTGTGGTACACTCTCTAATTACTAGTTGGTAAACTTCAACTTGATTGCATTGGCcatcttgttttctttctttttatgctCAAAATTTTCAGTCCGATGGTCGCAACTATGCTGTTGGTTATGAGAAGCAGAGCAACGTGGCGAAGCGCAAGGCAGTGGCTTTTGGTGGTGTGGACGAGGACGACCCCTGTCCCTATGTTCTTCCGATGAAGAATCCCAGCGACGGCGTCGGCGGGGTTCTTAGTATGGATGAGGATAAAACGCGGGCTCGGGACAAGGCGCCTATTGACGAAGCAGAGGAGGAGGACATGTCCTGTGATTCTGACTCGTCACACTGAATCAATCCTCCGAACCCTTCAAGGCTTGAAAATCCCCGTGTGTGTTTATGGGATATGATAAATTAGCCTTGATTTGCTGCTTGCTTTGCTAATTCCTGGAAGGTTGTTTGTATTGTAGAGGTTTGGGTAGAAGAAGAGAGTGATGGAGTTGTCTTGTCTCCTCCACTTTCCATAtgtattgtaatttgtaatttccaATTGGGCTTGGATATTGTTgccgcttttttttttttttttttgtgtgtgtgaacAAGGGCAATTACATAGAATTGAACAACAAAAACACATGAGCCTACACAATTGAAACAGAAATAACTGCTCAACAGAATTCAAATTTAGACAAAACAAGTATAACCAGCAATATCAGTGTCAAATGGGCTCCGAGCAAAAATTGGTTGGGAAAAGCTCTGCACAACAATACGTATGCTCTTGATCAtagagaaaataattatttgagaGAAGCATGtttcacaaatttttctttgaaactGAAATTTGGATAGGTGGTTGATAGTTTGATAAATACAGCAGCCTGAATCCATAGAAGATCATGTCCCCTTGttgttgaatttgtttatgtactttttgattgaatttgcATTAATTATTTCTGCCACTCTAAAAGTGTACTGGATTATAAATCTTATCATCACTTTCACAGATAGTCATTTGTCTTTGAGGCTGACCTGAATTTTGTTGGGTATATTTTATTATCCGACGCAGATACATTATGTATGTATCATTTGCTTGGCTTCTGTTCCTAATACTTTTAAAGCTGTTGTCTGTTAGGAAGAATAAGACGGTTGTCTCCGCTTTCAATTATAAATTGGTCAAAAATCCATCACAGTTGTTTCTAACTTTCTACCCCAATGCACGTGCGGATTGTTTCATGCTTGATAGAGAAACCAAGAACCATTCACCTATTTCTCTAAATTTCTCCCATATCATGTTTAGTTtagatataaatatataagtaaaaacactttttttattattattttaaaatgtcAAAAATACAAGTGAATCATATCATCTATGATAATTTTGTTACTGCTTGCCTTATCGAATCTTTTTCTGGCTTTTGGTGCCAGCGGGACCCGCTCGCATTTTAACGGTTGCGCGCGCTTGAGAAATCATCCATCAAACGTTGGATGGAGGGCACGTGCATCGTGCAAGTTGTGATGCAGACAATGGCTGGCGGTCTGGAGCTCGCATTTGCAAGAATGAGTATAGTCACCCACTCTACCTGGGCGACGTGGCGGTATCGGGACGGTTCAGCTTGGTCCTTTAGACGCACGAGCCTTATTACAGCACACCATCTGCCCTCGTCACGTGGCAGTAATTGGAATTCCTTTTTTGATTTCTTCGTACAATAAAAGTCTCCCGAAACCCATGAAGCATGCTAGATGCCATATTTCTGCACAATCTGGAAATCATCAGCAACATATGATTTTGTCTCCTCATTTATAGCACAAGTTACATTGTCTATTGgagaaattttattattattttaatttctgtaATTTACGGACGGGTAAATTAATGCTAgacttattatatttttatattacattGTGTATCACCTatctaatagaggtggagccCATCAAAATAATGGAgtccacctctattagagaggtggtacacaatgtgatataaaaatgtggtacGCTTAACATTTTCCTTTACGGACTTGTGTTGAATAATACAATTCATCATTATCCCAATAGTGTATTTAAAAACTTTGGAATGCTAAAATAGGTCAGCTATATCATCAAAATTCTCTCCAATACCCTTGTCAAAATCAATCATCAAATCTGCAACCTCTTTGTTTCTCTTCAAGACTGGTAAGTTGACATGGTCtcttcaaaacatttaattttgctttggaaaaaaaaaaaaaacctacctTGAAATTTTAGGCCTTCCGTGAGTTAGagtatgtatttataaatGCCCCAAAAGATGggtatgaacttgaaaatgaccCTATAACTTGGGAGGTCTTTTGTAGTtgtccattttttatttttgaaataaatctttgtcttttattttttttatattttaattatattatttacttcctttttctgtttccAGTCCGCATGGCGCAATATGTACGGTCCATGTGGATTCATTGATTGCCACATAAGCGTTTTAACAGAGGGATTAACAGAAGCACTAATGGATACATGAAAGTGTTACGAAAATGAACATTAGGTATGAGACTGAGACGAAAATGAACATAAGGTACGAAACTTAGATGAAAATAATTTCGTATATGAAAGATTGAAACTTGGTAAACTTCAGAGtagtaaaatgaaaattacccttctatttttatttgttcaagaACATGACCATCTGTATTCTTGttgtttgagttttctttcttctccgaCAAAGCTAACATTTAACAATTTGATTTAACCATTTCTGGCTAGTGAATTATACTATATCAAATgccaaaattattttaaatgaaaaaaatcaaaacaataaagttatttatttgattCGAGGAGAGGTAGGGGAAGGAGCAGTGGTAGGCCCAGCAGTGTTTCTCTCTCTGATGAGGACAGGGATCAAAGTTGATTCTCAAAAAGCTAcgaaattttgttaaaaatttaTAGTAACATGACTCTTTCTACAAAGACAAAGCCTCAGCGTGTGCCTTCTTCAAACCCCACCAGCATAGCCTTTCTTCTCCAAAAACCCGAAATCCAAAAGCCAAGAATTCAACAGTGATGTCGACCCCTCTCAAGCCAGACGCTTATGTTCTTGCAAGCCTAATGGAATCTCACTTCAAAGAAATCGATCTGATCCCGGAACTGTTTCTCCCGAACAAAGAAGAAATGCTTCTCATACTAGACAAGTGCTTCTCACACTCTTGCCTGGAGAAGGCTATTGCAGAAAAAATTGCTGTCGATGAAAGCGATTCAGCCAATCAGCTTAACCCCGGTCCAGTTGACTCTGCTCTTCTCAAGGACTGCGTGGCGCAGGTTCGGTTGGCCAGCAACAAACGCTTCATCAAAATTGTGCATTGCTACCTGCTCAAAGCaggaaaggagaaaaaagcTCAAGAGTACCTCGAAAAGGTGAGCCCTGCATCCCGGGTCGATCACTTGGAGTCCGTCAAGATGTGGAATTACCTTACTCTGCCATTCCAGGTGCTCAAGGTAATGGAGGATATGGGATTAGGCACAAGCCCTTTGAGTTTCTCCACGCCTCCAGCACCACCTGAGGTTTTTCCCACTCCGGCACCGGGCTGGAGGCCCGGCCAGGATACTGCCCACGGTAACAGTCCGGTACCTCGTATTAGAGGCCTAATTGACAGCTTCGTAAATAATTTCGAGTTTTACTTTTACAGCAagcctttttttgtttttgtttttgtttttgtttggtaaaatatttattctgTAAcaacttttttaattttagtttacTTGGGTGATAAGAAAATTTTGTCTGGATAAACGTAGATGCTTAGTCAATAATTacgtttatatatatgttttagcATCGAGTAACAGAGCATGACAGGATGTAACATAGCATTGAGTAAACTGTGGCCAAAAGCATGATTTCTATCTTTGGAGTACTAGTTGGTGTGTTGTACACGGTCTTTGTAATTCTCTATGTATAGTAAAGAGACTGTTTCCTTCGTAAAATAAACGTAGTTAAGATTAATTGTATGAAATTCTTATGTATGTGATCTATTGTTGTTGAAAGATGAATACCTATGCTTCAATCTTGCTTCAGGATGAGGCTGGCATTGTGCCTGAGACCAAGGACAGACCTTCAACAGCCGTGGAGCCTAACTCTGTTGGACTAGTTCTTCACGTTGGTGAGGTTACAGACCGGTCTATGATGGATGCTGCAGCTGaagacaagaagaagaagggggtGATGGAAGTGGAATCTCCTCTGGCACAGACTGAGCATTACACATTTATCctgttttctttcctttttctttgaagACTACAATTGTCCTGGTTTTAATCTGGTTTGttaattttagatttcttACCGTATTTGTGGCATTAGAACGATTCGATATACAATTGCGGTATATGTTAGGAGCTTAGTTTTGAGCCATGACTTCATGCATTCCTTTTGCATCTGTACTTGCTGCAAGGGATATGCATCCTTGTTTATGTTTGGACGTCTTTTTAGGATTGGCTGATCCTGATAAGAATGCTGCCTTGATATAAACTGATAACCCGCCACTTGCACAATTGCACTCCGTTTGGTACCTGAGAAAGCATTATAAATTTCAGTGAGAACCAAGATTTACTATAAATTCTAGGAAGCATGACAAGTCCCAAACTAGTGCATGTACCTTATATATAGTCATTGGCTGCTTGATTCATGAAGTCCTTGGGTGTTATTGAATTCTGCATTCGAATATGGATGTATAATTCACACATCTGTATTATAATGATAACACGATACAAGTTTAGTTCTGTTTTCTCAGCATGTTAATCAATCCTCTATATCTATATGTTGCCCTGTAAGATTGTTTCCATTATCTCCTGAAATGTTACCGTCATGTGTTACTATGACTATAACATTGGATCCAATTCCATAGGAATCTAGTGCTGGTACTCTTGAATCTTTGCATCATCTTTTTATTCCATGCTATACTTGCATGTATGGATGGCATGCAAATCACTAATATGTATCTATTTGTGAAAACAGATTAAGCTGCAAGGTAACAATTTCCTTCCCTGATGGAATTTCTTACAACACCAAGCATATTTCCTAGGTTAGAAAGGTAGCAACCAGATTCATCCTCTTAGAACAACTTGCAAGATTTCCCATATTTGACTTCTTCAGCACATTCCCctgtttgtttttaaaacCCAGAAATCCCCATTCCTATAGCATATTGAGTCTATGTCAGAGATGGGATGAAGTTGAAAGGTGCCTCTAGCTCACTATATTGAGCCTATTTCAGAGATGGGATGAAGTTGAAAGGTGCCTCTAGCTCACTATATTGAGCCTATTTCAGAGATGGGATGAAGTTGAAAGGTGCCTCTAGCTCACTATATTGAGCCTATCCTGAAGTTGAGCATATCAAGTCTATTTTTGCAGAATCTGGAAAAATGCCATGATTTTACACTAGTATTggtttatctgatataaaacCAGATTAAAGATACCTAGTCGTATGAATCTTGCAGCTTAATCTGTACATACTAAATACAACTGCTTATCAATATGCCACACAAATGTTCCAAATCGCCATATTTTATCATTTGCCTCGTTACTTTTGGAAAGTAGAATATCTACCATTCCAAAAGACAAATGCATGCCCGACACCCTAATCCTCTTGAGTTTAGTACAGAGTGCAGACACTTTTGTTTACGTCACAAACCAAACACTCACGAACACAAATACTTGCTTGTGTGGCCTCGTATTCtattacccaaaaaagaaagaaaagctcTCAAGACAATTTGGGAAAACCCTTTTCCTGTCTGCTCACAAGGCCGTGACAGAAGCCAATGTTAGCAAATACTAGGGAAAATATATAGCCTATTTGTAAAGGGGGACAAAGCACATATTCTGTTATGAAAAAAAAGGTTCTTTGCCTCTCTGATAACATATAGCTTGTCATTGAATAAAGCAAAATTCATGCCCAAAATAAGAAATCTAGACCCTACATCTATAATAATTTCATTGCTTACTATATCCATAAATGTAAGAATATCCATCATAAGATTAATCATTTGAAACTTCATACAACTTTTTCCATCAAGATTGAGTGATTGCAGAACTTACACATCAATATTGAATCTGTATTATTGTGAACAGTTATGAAGAACCCCCGATTCTCTCAGATGATATCA
The Prunus dulcis chromosome 2, ALMONDv2, whole genome shotgun sequence DNA segment above includes these coding regions:
- the LOC117619548 gene encoding uncharacterized protein LOC117619548, translated to MSTPLKPDAYVLASLMESHFKEIDLIPELFLPNKEEMLLILDKCFSHSCLEKAIAEKIAVDESDSANQLNPGPVDSALLKDCVAQVRLASNKRFIKIVHCYLLKAGKEKKAQEYLEKVSPASRVDHLESVKMWNYLTLPFQVLKVMEDMGLGTSPLSFSTPPAPPEVFPTPAPGWRPGQDTAHG
- the LOC117619228 gene encoding uncharacterized protein LOC117619228, which translates into the protein MAKASLLRLSSANLLLHHLREVRLPTIRAAEVEESSSSIRGAGTETPTSRASPAIGAPNAAFSFWGPQTTVYAAVYCGGGGSSLWPEEVLLTALPVNGPTRQDAMSAITAFRLKTALRQSSSSRRQVVDFCFLVPAENGDQNFVDPALNRGPNYIPDLNVSPPDETASATEFIGEIKSQNISRFTDYVVWYLGEYGSDDEVAEYRKILSSKSEAEIGNLDSIRIWNILTLRAEILKAVVAKGLIETPIGSESDDVQFPPPQQLLPIPQQGWTAAHNHAHIGCHVTAAAAYGAGANYNGNNETVSDGRNYAVGYEKQSNVAKRKAVAFGGVDEDDPCPYVLPMKNPSDGVGGVLSMDEDKTRARDKAPIDEAEEEDMSCDSDSSH